The following proteins are co-located in the Ensifer sp. WSM1721 genome:
- the phaC gene encoding poly(3-hydroxyalkanoate) polymerase subunit PhaC, whose amino-acid sequence MTAEKAEDTTGKGGFAGFDPKSVEPYIVKDPESLAINMARAVEQMGKAASAWLAPRETGEKAHTFAQPVSDMVKTLSKVSEYWLSDPRRTLEAQTNLMGSFFDIWSRTVHRMAGDIVEEPEILKRNDKRFADEDWVKNPFFDFIRQAYFVTSDWAERMVAGAEGLDEHTRHKAVFYVRQIASALSPTNFITTNPQLYRETVASNGANLVKGMQMLAEDIAAGRGELRLRQTDTSKFAIGENIAITPGKVIAQSDVCQVIQYEASTETVLKRPLLICPPWINKFYVLDLNPEKSFIKWAVDQGHTVFVISWVNPDERHATKDWEAYAREGVGFALDTVERATGEREVNAIGYCVGGTLLAATLALHAAEGDDRIRSATLFTTQVDFTYAGDLKVFVDEDQIRHVEANMSSTGYLEGSKMATAFNMLRASELIWPYFVNNYLKGQDPLPFDLLYWNSDSTRMPAANHSFYLRNCYLENKLSKGEMVLAGKKISLKDVKIPIYNLATKEDHIAPAKSVFLGSSGFGGKVTFVLSGSGHIAGVVNPPAKSKYQFWTGGPAKGDLDAWVEKAKETPGSWWPHWHSWVERLDKRRVPARKAGGPLNSLEDAPGSFVRVRA is encoded by the coding sequence GTGACAGCGGAAAAGGCCGAGGACACCACCGGCAAAGGCGGTTTTGCCGGCTTCGACCCGAAATCGGTCGAGCCTTACATCGTCAAGGATCCCGAAAGCCTGGCCATCAACATGGCTCGCGCGGTCGAACAAATGGGAAAGGCGGCGTCCGCATGGCTAGCGCCGCGCGAGACGGGCGAGAAAGCCCACACGTTCGCCCAGCCCGTCTCCGACATGGTGAAGACGCTTTCAAAGGTCTCCGAATACTGGCTGTCCGATCCGAGGCGGACGCTCGAGGCGCAGACCAACCTCATGGGCAGCTTCTTCGACATCTGGTCGCGAACGGTCCACCGTATGGCCGGCGACATTGTCGAGGAACCGGAGATTCTCAAGCGTAACGACAAGCGCTTCGCGGACGAAGACTGGGTGAAGAATCCTTTCTTCGATTTCATCCGCCAGGCCTACTTCGTGACGTCCGATTGGGCGGAGCGCATGGTCGCGGGCGCCGAAGGGCTTGACGAGCACACCCGCCACAAGGCGGTATTCTATGTGCGCCAGATAGCGAGCGCGCTCTCGCCGACCAATTTCATCACCACCAACCCGCAGCTCTATAGGGAAACGGTAGCATCAAACGGCGCCAATCTCGTCAAGGGCATGCAGATGCTGGCCGAAGACATTGCAGCCGGCCGCGGCGAACTCCGGCTGAGGCAGACCGATACGAGCAAATTCGCGATCGGCGAGAACATTGCGATTACCCCGGGCAAGGTGATAGCGCAAAGCGACGTCTGCCAGGTCATTCAATACGAAGCGAGCACCGAGACCGTGCTGAAGCGGCCGCTGCTCATCTGCCCGCCGTGGATCAACAAGTTCTACGTCCTCGACCTCAACCCGGAGAAGTCCTTCATCAAGTGGGCGGTCGACCAGGGCCATACCGTGTTCGTCATCTCGTGGGTAAACCCGGACGAGCGGCACGCCACCAAGGACTGGGAAGCCTATGCGCGCGAAGGCGTCGGCTTCGCGCTCGACACCGTCGAGCGGGCAACCGGCGAACGTGAAGTGAACGCCATCGGCTACTGCGTCGGCGGTACACTGCTTGCGGCAACGCTCGCGCTTCACGCCGCCGAAGGCGACGACCGCATCCGCTCCGCGACGCTCTTTACGACGCAGGTGGACTTTACTTATGCCGGCGACCTCAAGGTCTTCGTCGATGAAGATCAGATCCGCCACGTCGAGGCGAATATGAGCTCCACGGGCTATCTCGAAGGCTCGAAGATGGCGACCGCCTTCAACATGCTGAGGGCTTCCGAACTGATCTGGCCCTATTTCGTCAACAACTATCTCAAGGGTCAGGATCCCCTGCCCTTCGATCTTTTGTACTGGAACTCCGACTCGACCCGGATGCCGGCGGCCAACCATTCCTTCTACCTTCGCAACTGCTATCTCGAGAACAAGCTGTCGAAGGGTGAAATGGTGCTGGCCGGCAAAAAGATCTCGCTCAAGGACGTGAAAATCCCGATCTACAATCTGGCGACGAAGGAGGATCACATCGCACCGGCGAAGTCGGTCTTCCTCGGCAGCAGCGGCTTCGGCGGCAAGGTTACCTTCGTGCTCTCCGGTTCCGGCCACATAGCCGGCGTCGTCAATCCACCGGCCAAGAGCAAATATCAGTTTTGGACGGGAGGGCCGGCCAAAGGCGACCTGGACGCCTGGGTTGAAAAGGCCAAGGAAACGCCGGGATCGTGGTGGCCCCATTGGCATAGCTGGGTCGAACGGCTCGACAAGCGCCGCGTGCCGGCCCGTAAAGCCGGCGGTCCCCTCAACTCGCTCGAGGATGCCCCCGGCTCTTTCGTTCGCGTGCGCGCCTGA
- the sthA gene encoding Si-specific NAD(P)(+) transhydrogenase, translated as MNQYDLIVVGSGPAGRRGAIQAAKLGKKVLVIEQGKRVGGVSVHTGTIPSKTLRETALNLSGWRERGFYGRSYRVKQEISADDLRQRLIITLNHEVEVLEHQFARNRVQHIRGRASFVGPTTLEITKDDDESMLVSGASILLAVGTKPFRPDYIPFDGKTVVDSDELLEIKELPRSLVVIGAGVVGIEYATIFSALDTQVTVIDPKSTMLDFIDKEIVEDFTYQLRDRNMKLNLGQKAEKVERLDDGKVLLTLDNGRRITTEMVLFAAGRMGATDALNLPAAGLEADNRGRLKVNPETFQTTVPNIYAAGDVVGFPSLASTSMEQGRVAARVAVGAIAKEPQKYFPYGIYAVPEISTCGLSEEEVKERGIPYECGIARFRETSRGHIMGLDAGLLKMIFSLKTRRLLGVHIIGEGATELVHIGQAVLNLKGTVEYFVENTFNYPTLAEAYKIAGLDAWNRMGEIKATG; from the coding sequence ATGAACCAGTACGATCTGATCGTCGTCGGCAGCGGTCCCGCCGGGCGCCGGGGCGCCATCCAGGCCGCGAAACTCGGCAAGAAGGTGCTCGTGATTGAGCAGGGAAAGCGCGTCGGCGGCGTCTCGGTGCACACCGGGACCATCCCCTCCAAGACGCTGCGTGAGACGGCGCTCAATCTTTCCGGCTGGCGCGAGCGCGGCTTCTACGGTCGCTCCTACCGGGTGAAGCAGGAGATCAGCGCCGATGATCTGCGCCAGCGTCTCATCATCACCCTCAACCACGAGGTCGAGGTACTGGAGCACCAGTTTGCCCGAAACCGCGTGCAACATATCCGCGGCCGGGCAAGCTTCGTCGGCCCAACCACGCTCGAGATCACCAAGGACGACGACGAGAGCATGCTCGTCTCCGGCGCCAGCATCCTGCTTGCCGTCGGAACGAAGCCCTTTCGCCCCGATTACATCCCCTTCGACGGCAAGACGGTCGTCGACAGCGACGAATTACTCGAGATCAAAGAGCTGCCGCGCTCGCTGGTGGTGATCGGCGCCGGGGTCGTCGGAATCGAATACGCCACGATCTTCAGCGCGCTCGACACCCAGGTCACGGTCATCGACCCGAAGTCGACCATGCTGGATTTCATCGACAAGGAGATCGTCGAGGATTTCACCTATCAGTTGCGCGACCGCAACATGAAGCTCAACCTCGGCCAGAAGGCGGAGAAGGTGGAGCGGCTCGATGACGGTAAGGTTCTGCTTACGCTCGACAATGGTCGGAGGATCACAACGGAAATGGTGCTGTTCGCCGCCGGCCGCATGGGCGCGACGGATGCGCTCAATCTCCCCGCGGCCGGCCTCGAGGCCGACAACCGCGGGCGGCTCAAGGTCAACCCCGAGACATTCCAGACCACGGTCCCGAACATCTACGCTGCCGGCGACGTCGTCGGCTTCCCTAGCCTCGCCTCAACCTCCATGGAACAGGGGCGTGTCGCAGCACGCGTGGCGGTCGGCGCGATCGCCAAGGAGCCGCAGAAGTATTTCCCCTACGGAATCTATGCCGTACCGGAAATCTCAACCTGTGGGCTCTCCGAAGAGGAGGTCAAGGAGCGCGGGATCCCTTACGAATGCGGCATTGCCCGGTTCCGCGAGACCTCGCGCGGGCACATCATGGGACTGGACGCGGGTCTTTTGAAAATGATCTTTTCGCTGAAGACGCGGCGCTTGCTCGGCGTGCATATCATCGGCGAAGGCGCGACCGAGCTCGTCCATATCGGCCAGGCGGTGCTCAACCTCAAAGGCACGGTTGAATATTTCGTCGAGAACACCTTCAACTATCCGACGCTCGCCGAAGCCTACAAGATTGCCGGCCTCGACGCCTGGAACCGCATGGGAGAGATCAAGGCGACGGGCTGA
- a CDS encoding DUF1127 domain-containing protein: protein MNLARSFNNWRKYRQTCDELGRMTDRELNDLGIGRGDIPYVARQAIK, encoded by the coding sequence ATGAACCTCGCACGTTCTTTCAACAACTGGCGCAAGTATCGTCAGACCTGCGACGAACTCGGCCGCATGACCGATCGTGAGCTGAACGATCTCGGCATCGGCCGCGGCGACATTCCCTACGTTGCCCGTCAGGCGATCAAGTAA
- the sfsA gene encoding DNA/RNA nuclease SfsA codes for MNFSRPLVPATLVQRYKRFLFDAVLADGTPITGSCPNTGSMRGLTAPGSPIWLSEHDSPTRKYRHMLEIVEADSTLVGINTGLPNRIAEEAIAAGQVSDLDSYSTLMREQRYGRNSRVDILLADPVKGLAYVEVKNVHFSRVGGLAEFPDSPTERGAKHLEELGDMVEAGHRAIMLYLVQRNDCALFRICRELDPVYARAFERAIARGVEAYAVRCAVSPAQIVPAGPMIVDEPVPAVL; via the coding sequence GTGAATTTCTCCCGTCCGCTCGTCCCTGCGACGCTCGTGCAGCGCTACAAGCGCTTCCTCTTCGACGCCGTTCTTGCCGACGGCACGCCGATTACCGGCTCGTGCCCGAATACCGGCTCGATGCGCGGGCTGACTGCGCCGGGATCGCCGATCTGGCTCTCGGAGCATGACAGTCCGACGCGCAAATATCGTCACATGCTGGAGATCGTCGAAGCGGACAGCACGCTTGTGGGCATCAATACCGGGCTGCCGAACCGGATCGCCGAAGAAGCGATCGCCGCCGGACAGGTCAGCGATCTCGACAGCTATTCAACACTTATGCGCGAGCAGAGATACGGGCGAAACTCCAGGGTCGATATCCTCCTTGCCGATCCGGTGAAGGGCCTCGCCTATGTCGAGGTCAAGAACGTCCACTTCAGTCGCGTTGGAGGACTTGCGGAGTTCCCGGACAGCCCGACCGAGCGCGGGGCGAAACACCTCGAAGAACTGGGGGACATGGTGGAGGCGGGCCACCGGGCGATCATGCTCTATCTCGTTCAAAGGAATGATTGCGCTTTGTTCCGCATATGCCGCGAACTCGATCCGGTTTATGCTCGTGCGTTCGAACGGGCGATTGCCCGCGGGGTGGAGGCCTATGCCGTCAGATGCGCCGTGTCGCCCGCCCAAATCGTGCCAGCGGGGCCGATGATAGTGGACGAACCCGTCCCCGCTGTTCTATGA
- a CDS encoding magnesium and cobalt transport protein CorA → MALERTDGDTSGAQRLPEAESKAVPGGRPGVVAAAVYQDGRRLRDIEVEEAGEWRNRENVVIWIGLHEPDPALLREVQREFDLHDLAIEDAGKAHQRPKLEIYGDAIFVVARTAHMVGDEIAFGETHLFVGRGYIISVRHGASTSYMAVRQRCESSPAALAHGENYILYSILDFIVDNYMPVVEAIHGEVEELEDRLLRSRLDKTDIERLYKLRRNLLRLRTAVVPLVDVCRRHEHLELPGMDAAMQPLFRDVTDHVRRVQEDIDALREVLAFTFEASLMIGQSEQTEISRKLASWAAILAVPTAIAGIYGMNFNEMPELRFRYGYFVVLAVIFVVCATLYRFFRRARWL, encoded by the coding sequence ATGGCGCTGGAGCGGACGGACGGCGACACATCAGGTGCGCAGCGCCTGCCAGAGGCCGAAAGCAAAGCGGTGCCAGGCGGCCGCCCCGGCGTCGTGGCGGCGGCCGTCTATCAGGATGGGCGCCGCCTGCGCGACATCGAGGTCGAAGAGGCGGGAGAGTGGCGCAACCGTGAAAACGTCGTCATCTGGATCGGCCTGCATGAGCCCGATCCAGCGCTTTTGCGGGAAGTGCAAAGGGAATTCGACCTGCATGATCTGGCGATCGAGGACGCCGGCAAGGCGCACCAGCGTCCGAAGCTCGAAATCTACGGCGACGCGATCTTCGTCGTAGCCCGCACGGCCCATATGGTCGGGGACGAGATCGCCTTCGGTGAGACCCACCTCTTCGTCGGTCGTGGCTACATCATCTCCGTGCGCCACGGTGCGTCCACCTCTTATATGGCGGTGAGACAGCGATGCGAGTCGTCGCCTGCCGCGCTTGCACATGGCGAGAACTACATCCTCTATTCCATCCTCGACTTCATCGTCGACAATTACATGCCGGTGGTTGAGGCGATCCACGGAGAGGTCGAGGAATTGGAAGACCGACTGTTGCGCTCGCGATTGGACAAGACGGACATCGAGCGGCTCTACAAGCTACGTCGCAATCTGCTGCGCCTACGCACTGCAGTCGTGCCGCTGGTCGATGTTTGCCGGCGGCATGAGCATCTCGAATTGCCGGGCATGGACGCCGCGATGCAGCCGCTGTTCCGCGACGTCACCGATCACGTCCGCCGGGTTCAGGAGGATATCGACGCGCTTCGCGAAGTGCTTGCCTTCACCTTCGAAGCGAGCTTGATGATCGGTCAGTCGGAGCAGACGGAAATCTCGCGCAAGCTCGCGTCCTGGGCGGCGATTCTCGCCGTTCCGACTGCGATCGCCGGCATTTACGGCATGAATTTCAACGAGATGCCCGAGCTCAGATTTCGCTACGGGTACTTCGTCGTTTTGGCCGTGATCTTCGTAGTGTGCGCCACGCTCTACCGTTTCTTCCGACGCGCGAGGTGGCTGTGA
- the tig gene encoding trigger factor: MQVIETLAQGLKRELKVVIPADEMEARMNERLAEVKDRVRINGFRPGKVPVAHLKKVYGKSIMADLVNEIVREKPTEILTSRGEKSATQPEVAMTEDEAEANKILAAEADFEFTVAYEIIPAIELKDVSDIKVTREVVDISDDEVNEQILRIAESARTYESKKGKAENGDRVTIDYLGKVDGVAFDGGKDEDAELVLGSNRFIPGFEEQLVGAKAGDEKTITVTFPADYPAANLAGKEATFDITVKDVAAAAPLEINDELATKLGLESVDKLKEIVRGQIESQYGSVTRQKVKRQLLDQLDELYQFETPERLVNAEFENIWRQVNTDLDQAGKTFADEDTTEEDARAEYRKLAERRVRLGLVLSEIGEKAGVQVSDDEMQRSLFEQLRQFPGQEKQILDYFRNTPGAAASLRAPLFEEKVVDHLLTEVSVTDKKVSKDALMAEDEADDKPAKKAPAKKKAAAKAEAAEGEEAAPTKKKAPAKKKASDESAE, encoded by the coding sequence ATGCAGGTTATCGAAACGCTCGCTCAAGGGCTGAAGCGCGAACTCAAGGTCGTCATTCCGGCCGATGAAATGGAAGCTCGGATGAATGAGCGTCTGGCCGAGGTGAAGGATCGCGTTCGCATCAATGGCTTCCGTCCGGGCAAGGTCCCGGTTGCGCACCTGAAAAAGGTTTATGGCAAGTCGATCATGGCCGATCTCGTAAACGAGATCGTTCGTGAAAAGCCGACGGAAATCCTGACGAGCCGCGGCGAGAAGTCGGCTACCCAGCCGGAAGTCGCGATGACCGAGGACGAGGCCGAAGCCAACAAGATCCTGGCCGCCGAAGCCGATTTCGAGTTCACGGTTGCTTACGAGATCATTCCGGCTATCGAACTCAAAGATGTGAGCGACATCAAGGTCACGCGCGAAGTCGTCGACATCAGCGATGATGAGGTCAACGAACAGATCCTGCGCATCGCCGAAAGCGCCCGCACCTATGAATCGAAGAAGGGCAAGGCCGAAAATGGCGACCGCGTCACGATCGACTATCTCGGCAAGGTCGACGGTGTCGCCTTCGACGGCGGCAAGGACGAAGATGCGGAGCTGGTGCTTGGCTCCAATCGCTTCATCCCGGGCTTCGAGGAGCAACTCGTCGGCGCCAAGGCTGGCGACGAAAAGACCATCACGGTCACGTTCCCCGCAGACTATCCGGCAGCCAACCTCGCCGGCAAGGAAGCGACCTTCGACATCACTGTGAAGGATGTCGCTGCCGCCGCTCCGCTCGAGATCAATGACGAACTGGCAACGAAGCTCGGCCTCGAATCCGTCGACAAGCTGAAGGAAATCGTCCGCGGCCAGATCGAAAGCCAGTATGGCTCGGTTACCCGTCAGAAGGTCAAGCGTCAGCTCCTCGACCAGCTCGACGAACTCTACCAGTTCGAGACGCCCGAGCGTCTGGTCAATGCCGAGTTCGAGAATATCTGGCGTCAGGTCAACACCGACCTCGATCAGGCTGGCAAGACCTTCGCTGATGAAGACACGACTGAAGAGGACGCGCGCGCCGAATATCGCAAGCTTGCAGAGCGCCGGGTCCGCCTCGGTCTCGTTCTCTCCGAAATCGGCGAGAAGGCCGGCGTCCAGGTGAGCGATGACGAGATGCAGCGTTCGCTGTTCGAACAGCTCCGCCAGTTCCCGGGCCAGGAGAAGCAGATCCTCGACTATTTCCGGAACACCCCCGGCGCCGCTGCCTCGCTGCGCGCACCGCTCTTCGAAGAAAAGGTCGTCGACCACCTGCTAACCGAAGTCTCCGTGACCGACAAGAAGGTCTCGAAGGACGCGCTGATGGCCGAGGACGAAGCCGACGACAAGCCGGCCAAGAAGGCACCGGCGAAGAAGAAGGCTGCAGCCAAGGCGGAAGCCGCCGAAGGCGAAGAAGCCGCTCCGACGAAGAAGAAGGCTCCGGCCAAGAAGAAGGCATCGGACGAGAGCGCCGAGTAG
- the map gene encoding type I methionyl aminopeptidase has protein sequence MVTYIEAGAAPYKNTGVIRLYGPDGFEGMRRACQVTARCLDELVTRVRPGVTTEEIDRFVFEFGMDHDALPATLNYRGYTKSSCTSINHVVCHGIPNDKPLREGDIVNIDVTYVVDGWHGDSSRMYPVGEIKRAAERLLEVTHECLMRGIAAVRPGVRTGAIGEAIQAYAESERCSVVRDFCGHGVGRLFHDAPNILHYGNGNEGPELKEGMIFTIEPMINLGRPHVKVLSDGWTAVTRDRSLSAQYEHTVGVTADGCEIFTLSPAGLFKPGIRALGNA, from the coding sequence ATGGTAACCTACATCGAGGCCGGCGCTGCCCCTTACAAGAACACCGGCGTCATCCGTCTCTACGGCCCGGATGGATTTGAAGGCATGCGCAGGGCCTGCCAGGTGACGGCACGTTGCCTGGACGAGCTGGTGACGCGTGTACGCCCGGGCGTCACGACCGAAGAGATCGACCGCTTCGTCTTCGAGTTCGGCATGGATCATGACGCGCTGCCGGCGACCTTAAACTATCGCGGCTATACCAAGTCCTCCTGCACGTCGATCAATCACGTCGTCTGCCACGGCATCCCCAATGACAAGCCCTTGCGCGAAGGCGACATCGTCAACATCGACGTAACCTATGTGGTCGACGGCTGGCACGGCGATTCGAGCCGCATGTATCCGGTCGGAGAGATCAAGCGTGCTGCCGAGCGCCTGCTCGAGGTAACGCATGAATGTCTGATGCGCGGCATTGCTGCCGTCCGCCCGGGTGTCCGCACCGGCGCGATCGGCGAGGCGATCCAGGCCTATGCGGAATCGGAGCGCTGCTCGGTCGTGCGCGATTTCTGCGGTCACGGCGTCGGGCGGCTTTTCCACGATGCGCCCAACATCCTGCACTACGGCAACGGCAACGAAGGGCCGGAACTCAAAGAAGGCATGATCTTCACGATCGAGCCGATGATCAATCTCGGCCGGCCGCATGTGAAGGTTCTTTCCGACGGATGGACGGCCGTGACGAGGGACCGCTCGCTGTCGGCGCAGTACGAGCACACCGTCGGCGTGACCGCGGACGGCTGCGAAATCTTCACGCTTTCACCGGCCGGTCTGTTCAAGCCCGGCATTCGCGCCCTGGGCAACGCGTGA
- a CDS encoding LL-diaminopimelate aminotransferase, with translation MEEFHKVRRLPPYVFEQVNRLKASARAAGADIIDLGMGNPDLPTPQSIVDKLCEVVQDPRTHRYSSSKGIPGLRRAQAAYYARRFGVKLNSETQVVATLGSKEGFANMAQAITAPGDVVLCPNPTYPIHAFGFLMAGGVIRSISVEPDESFFPPLERAVRHSIPKPLALILNYPSNPTAQVATLDFYKDVVAFAKKHDIIVLSDLAYSEIYFNDVPPPSVLEVPGAIDVTVEFTSMSKTFSMPGWRMGFAVGNERLIAALTRVKSYLDYGAFTPIQVAATQALNGDGSDIAEVRNIYRRRRDVMVESFGKAGFEVPPPPATMFAWAKIPEKFRHLGSLEFSKLLVEKADVAVAPGIGFGEQGDDYVRLALVENEHRIRQAARNIKRFLSTAEETMHNVVSLNAHR, from the coding sequence ATGGAAGAGTTTCATAAAGTTCGGCGTTTGCCGCCCTATGTTTTCGAACAGGTCAACCGTTTGAAAGCAAGCGCGCGAGCCGCCGGCGCCGACATCATCGACCTCGGCATGGGCAATCCGGATCTTCCCACTCCGCAGTCGATCGTCGACAAGCTCTGCGAGGTCGTACAGGACCCGCGCACGCATCGCTATTCCTCGTCGAAGGGCATTCCGGGGCTGCGCCGCGCCCAGGCGGCCTATTACGCCCGCCGCTTCGGCGTCAAGCTCAATTCGGAAACACAGGTCGTCGCCACGCTCGGTTCGAAGGAAGGCTTCGCCAACATGGCGCAGGCGATCACCGCGCCGGGCGATGTCGTCCTCTGCCCGAACCCCACCTATCCGATCCACGCCTTCGGCTTCCTGATGGCCGGCGGCGTCATACGCTCCATCTCGGTCGAGCCGGACGAGAGCTTCTTTCCGCCGCTTGAGCGGGCGGTTCGGCATTCGATCCCGAAGCCGCTGGCGCTGATCCTCAACTATCCGTCCAATCCGACAGCGCAGGTCGCGACGCTCGATTTCTACAAGGACGTCGTCGCCTTCGCGAAGAAGCACGATATCATCGTGCTGTCGGATCTCGCTTATTCGGAGATCTATTTCAACGACGTCCCGCCGCCCTCCGTTCTGGAGGTGCCGGGCGCGATCGACGTGACCGTCGAGTTCACGTCGATGTCGAAGACCTTCTCGATGCCTGGCTGGCGCATGGGCTTTGCCGTCGGCAACGAACGGCTGATCGCGGCCTTGACGCGTGTGAAATCCTATCTCGATTACGGCGCCTTCACGCCGATCCAGGTTGCCGCGACCCAGGCGCTCAACGGAGACGGCAGCGACATCGCCGAAGTGCGAAACATCTACAGACGCCGCCGCGACGTAATGGTCGAGAGCTTCGGCAAGGCCGGCTTCGAGGTGCCTCCGCCCCCGGCGACGATGTTCGCCTGGGCGAAGATCCCCGAGAAGTTCCGTCATTTGGGTTCGCTCGAATTCTCGAAGCTGCTCGTCGAAAAGGCGGATGTCGCGGTGGCGCCCGGTATCGGCTTCGGCGAGCAGGGCGACGACTATGTGCGTCTGGCCCTCGTCGAGAACGAACACCGGATCCGTCAGGCGGCGCGCAACATCAAGCGCTTTCTCTCCACGGCGGAGGAGACGATGCACAACGTTGTCTCGCTCAACGCACACCGGTAG
- a CDS encoding endonuclease/exonuclease/phosphatase family protein, protein MRIVSLNTWGGRLHAPLMEYLVRVDADVLCLQEVVRSSGSSADWLLYRDGDVELPQRAHLFDETCTLLPDYDGFFCPTACGELFDGERVVLSQFGLATFIRRSFPVIGQALGFVHGAFSHRGWGAHPRARNAHCIRLFDQKAGTAVTIAHMHGLRELNGKADSPARHAQAEALVSLIEEVWPGNERLIVCGDFNVLPDSATFRSLGRLGLSDLVVSHGHSDTRTSHYSKDGRFADYMLVTEDVDVIRFDVVKQPEISDHRPLLLDLR, encoded by the coding sequence ATGCGGATCGTTTCTCTCAATACCTGGGGCGGCAGGCTCCATGCGCCGCTCATGGAATATCTCGTACGTGTCGACGCGGATGTGCTGTGCCTGCAGGAAGTCGTGCGCTCTTCCGGGAGCTCGGCAGATTGGCTGCTCTACCGCGACGGCGACGTCGAACTGCCGCAGCGCGCCCATCTCTTCGACGAAACCTGCACTTTGCTTCCGGACTATGACGGCTTTTTCTGCCCGACCGCATGCGGTGAGCTCTTCGACGGCGAACGTGTGGTCCTTTCCCAGTTCGGGTTGGCGACATTCATACGCCGTTCGTTTCCCGTCATCGGTCAAGCGCTAGGCTTCGTGCACGGCGCATTTTCGCATCGCGGCTGGGGTGCCCATCCGCGCGCTCGCAACGCCCACTGCATCCGGCTCTTCGATCAGAAAGCCGGAACAGCAGTTACCATCGCCCACATGCATGGTCTCCGGGAGCTGAATGGCAAGGCAGACAGCCCGGCGCGCCACGCCCAGGCGGAAGCGCTGGTCAGCCTGATCGAAGAGGTCTGGCCGGGCAACGAGCGCTTGATCGTTTGCGGCGACTTCAATGTCCTACCCGACAGCGCCACCTTTCGATCGCTTGGTCGGCTTGGCCTGTCCGATCTCGTCGTTTCGCACGGACATTCTGACACGCGCACCTCGCACTATTCCAAAGATGGTCGCTTCGCCGACTACATGCTGGTGACCGAAGATGTCGACGTGATTCGCTTCGATGTCGTGAAGCAGCCCGAGATTTCGGACCATCGCCCCCTGTTGCTCGACCTTCGGTAA